In the Quercus lobata isolate SW786 chromosome 5, ValleyOak3.0 Primary Assembly, whole genome shotgun sequence genome, one interval contains:
- the LOC115989336 gene encoding glyoxysomal processing protease, glyoxysomal isoform X2, producing MALPDVVEFARNFAVMVRVQGPDPKGMKMRKHAFHQYHSGKTTLSASGMLLPDTLYDGEVAKGLYGQDNQCPVLVVTVASVVEPFLSLQHRQNIAKGPPELISGVEIDVMVEGKMGSEDLDEGAPRWIGAKILTLADIPASALALQSITEASSGSPENGWEVGWSLASHGNGPQPIMDAIQKESHLTVGESGNFSLLGKSTTRIAILGVSLLPKDVPNIVISPLNKRGDFLLALGSPFGVLSPLHFFNSISVGSIANCYPPNSLNRSLLMADIRGLPGIEGGPVFGEHAHLIGIFIKPLRQKASGAEVQLVIPWEAMATACCDLLRKDPQNAEKGPGYKEGNFNAVGKAFLSDGKDLDGTFRYLHKHLDSYYPSQLAVEQAMGAICLVTCDDGVWASGVLLNNQGLILTNAHLLEPWRFGKTTVRGVRYGSQSEDLSFLTEESASLVQNRVEGNQKIQSLLPKSLKTVNTFLSNEFSGYKMNSSYRGHRNIRVRLDHRQPWVWCDAKVLYVCKGPLDVALLQLEYVPDQLSPIIVDFECPSLGSKAYVIGHGLFGPRCGFFPSVCSGVVAKVVKATMPNSYSFSQEGDTQGQFPVMLETTAAVHPGGSGGAVVNSDGHMIGLVTSNARHGGGTVIPHLNFSIPCAALAPIFKFSEDMQDLSLLRILDQPNEHLSSVWALMPPLSPKPPPLPNLPQSLLEDNNKEGKGSRFAKFMAERQELLKKSIQLRKMERLSNEIIPSKL from the exons ATGGCTTTGCCGGACGTCGTTGAATTCGCTCGCAATTTCGCTGTCATGGTCAGAGTCCAAGGCCCT gaccCAAAGGGCATGAAGATGAGAAAACACGCTTTTCACCAATACCA TTCTGGCAAAACGACCCTATCAGCTTCTGGAATGTTACTTCCTGATACCCTTTACGATGGTGAGGTAGCTAAGGGGCTTTATGGCCAAGATAATCAATGCCCGGTATTGGTTGTGACTGTTGCCTCTGTTGTTGAGCCTTTTCTGTCACTGCAACATAGACAGAACATTGCTAAG GGCCCACCCGAGTTGATTTCCGGCGTTGAGATCGATGTTATGGTAGAG GGTAAAATGGGGTCTGAGGATTTGGATGAAGGTGCTCCTCGTTGGATTGGAGCGAAAATTTTAACATTA GCTGATATCCCTGCATCTGCCCTTGCTCTCCAATCTATTACTGAAGCTTCTTCGGGATCACCAGAGAATGGATGGGAGGTTGGTTGGTCTTTGGCATCACATGGAAATGGTCCTCAGCCTATTATGGATGCTATTCAGAAAGAG AGCCATTTGACAGTGGGAGAATCAGGCAATTTTAGTCTTTTGGGAAAGTCAACAACTAGAATTGCGATTCTTGGAGTTTCCTTACTGCCTAAG GATGTGCCTAACATCGTCATATCACCATTGAATAAGAGGGGGGATTTTCTTCTAGCGTTGGGTTCGCCTTTTGGTGTCTTATCACCTTTGCACTTCTTTAACAG TATATCAGTCGGATCCATTGCCAACTGCTATCCACCTAATTCATTGAATAGATCATTGTTGATGGCTGACATACGGGGTCTTCCTG GAATTGAGGGTGGTCCAGTTTTTGGTGAGCATGCACATCTCATCGGTATTTTTATAAAACCGCTAAGGCAAAAAGCCAGTGGTGCTGAAGTTCAG CTGGTGATTCCATGGGAAGCCATGGCAACTGCTTGTTGTGACTTGCTGCGGAAGGATCCTCAAAATGCAGAAAAAGGACCTGGTTACAAAGAAGGAAACTTTAATGCTGTTGGGAAAGCATTTTTATCTGATGGCAAAGACTTAGATGGAACCTTTCGCTATTTGCACAAGCATCTTGATTCCTATTACCCCTCCCAGCTAGCAGTTGAGCAGGCAATGGGTGCTATTTGTCTTGTTACTTGTGATGATGGAGTTTGGGCATCTGGGGTTCTGCTCAACAACCAAGGCCTGATACTTACAAATGCTCACCTGTTAGAACCGTGGAGATTTGGGAAAACAACTGTCAGGGGTGTAAGATATGGATCCCAGTCAGAGGATCTTTCCTTCTTGACTGAGGAATCTGCATCGCTTGTCCAGAATAGAGTTGAGGGCAACCAGAAGATTCAGAGTTTGCTGCCAAAGTCGCTGAAGACTGTGAATACTTTTCTCTCTAATGAGTTTAGTGGATATAAAATGAATTCATCTTACAGAGGCCATAGAAACATACGTGTTCGCCTGGATCATAGGCAACCCTGGGTTTGGTGTGATGCTAAAGTACTGTATGTTTGTAAAGGACCTTTAGATGTCGCCCTGCTGCAGCTTGAGTATGTTCCCGATCAACTTTCGCCTATCATCGTGGATTTTGAATGCCCATCTTTGGGATCAAAGGCATATGTTATTGGACATGGACTCTTTGGCCCAAGATGTG GCTTCTTCCCATCTGTCTGCTCTGGTGTGGTAGCAAAAGTGGTCAAAGCAACGATGCCCAACTCGTATTCATTCAGTCAAGAAGGAGATACACAAGGACAATTTCCAGTGATGCTTGAAACAACAGCCGCTGTCCATcctggtggtagtggtggtgctGTTGTCAATTCAGATGGTCATATGATTGGACTTGTTACAAG CAATGCAAGGCATGGTGGTGGAACAGTTATACCGCATCTGAACTTTAGTATTCCATGTGCTGCTCTGGCACCAATCTTCAAATTCTCAGAGG ATATGCAGGATCTGTCACTTCTACGAATCCTTGATCAACCGAATGAACACCTTTCTTCTGTATGGGCATTGATGCCACCGCTATCCCCCAAGCCCCCTCCTCTGCCTAATCTGCCACAATCGCTACTAGAAGATAACAACAAAGAAGGGAAGGGTTCCCGTTTTGCTAAATTTATGGCTGAAAGGCAGGAGTTGCTTAAAAAGTCCATCCAACTTCGCAAGATGGAAAGGCTTTCTAATGAGATCATCCCCAGCAAGTTATGA
- the LOC115989336 gene encoding glyoxysomal processing protease, glyoxysomal isoform X3 codes for MALPDVVEFARNFAVMVRVQGPDPKGMKMRKHAFHQYHSGKTTLSASGMLLPDTLYDGEVAKGLYGQDNQCPVLVVTVASVVEPFLSLQHRQNIAKGPPELISGVEIDVMVEGKMGSEDLDEGAPRWIGAKILTLADIPASALALQSITEASSGSPENGWEVGWSLASHGNGPQPIMDAIQKERVAKSFLERQSHLTVGESGNFSLLGKSTTRIAILGVSLLPKDVPNIVISPLNKRGDFLLALGSPFGVLSPLHFFNSISVGSIANCYPPNSLNRSLLMADIRGLPGIEGGPVFGEHAHLIGIFIKPLRQKASGAEVQLVIPWEAMATACCDLLRKDPQNAEKGPGYKEGNFNAVGKAFLSDGKDLDGTFRYLHKHLDSYYPSQLAVEQAMGAICLVTCDDGVWASGVLLNNQGLILTNAHLLEPWRFGKTTVRGVRYGSQSEDLSFLTEESASLVQNRVEGNQKIQSLLPKSLKTVNTFLSNEFSGYKMNSSYRGHRNIRVRLDHRQPWVWCDAKVLYVCKGPLDVALLQLEDWIFTSKCHEGGLDSVLVRCPYISIPCSYCFSSLCIRFCFQIPNRLLPICLLWCGSKSGQSNDAQLVFIQSRRRYTRTISSDA; via the exons ATGGCTTTGCCGGACGTCGTTGAATTCGCTCGCAATTTCGCTGTCATGGTCAGAGTCCAAGGCCCT gaccCAAAGGGCATGAAGATGAGAAAACACGCTTTTCACCAATACCA TTCTGGCAAAACGACCCTATCAGCTTCTGGAATGTTACTTCCTGATACCCTTTACGATGGTGAGGTAGCTAAGGGGCTTTATGGCCAAGATAATCAATGCCCGGTATTGGTTGTGACTGTTGCCTCTGTTGTTGAGCCTTTTCTGTCACTGCAACATAGACAGAACATTGCTAAG GGCCCACCCGAGTTGATTTCCGGCGTTGAGATCGATGTTATGGTAGAG GGTAAAATGGGGTCTGAGGATTTGGATGAAGGTGCTCCTCGTTGGATTGGAGCGAAAATTTTAACATTA GCTGATATCCCTGCATCTGCCCTTGCTCTCCAATCTATTACTGAAGCTTCTTCGGGATCACCAGAGAATGGATGGGAGGTTGGTTGGTCTTTGGCATCACATGGAAATGGTCCTCAGCCTATTATGGATGCTATTCAGAAAGAG CGTGTTGCTAAATCTTTCTTGGAGCGTCAGAGCCATTTGACAGTGGGAGAATCAGGCAATTTTAGTCTTTTGGGAAAGTCAACAACTAGAATTGCGATTCTTGGAGTTTCCTTACTGCCTAAG GATGTGCCTAACATCGTCATATCACCATTGAATAAGAGGGGGGATTTTCTTCTAGCGTTGGGTTCGCCTTTTGGTGTCTTATCACCTTTGCACTTCTTTAACAG TATATCAGTCGGATCCATTGCCAACTGCTATCCACCTAATTCATTGAATAGATCATTGTTGATGGCTGACATACGGGGTCTTCCTG GAATTGAGGGTGGTCCAGTTTTTGGTGAGCATGCACATCTCATCGGTATTTTTATAAAACCGCTAAGGCAAAAAGCCAGTGGTGCTGAAGTTCAG CTGGTGATTCCATGGGAAGCCATGGCAACTGCTTGTTGTGACTTGCTGCGGAAGGATCCTCAAAATGCAGAAAAAGGACCTGGTTACAAAGAAGGAAACTTTAATGCTGTTGGGAAAGCATTTTTATCTGATGGCAAAGACTTAGATGGAACCTTTCGCTATTTGCACAAGCATCTTGATTCCTATTACCCCTCCCAGCTAGCAGTTGAGCAGGCAATGGGTGCTATTTGTCTTGTTACTTGTGATGATGGAGTTTGGGCATCTGGGGTTCTGCTCAACAACCAAGGCCTGATACTTACAAATGCTCACCTGTTAGAACCGTGGAGATTTGGGAAAACAACTGTCAGGGGTGTAAGATATGGATCCCAGTCAGAGGATCTTTCCTTCTTGACTGAGGAATCTGCATCGCTTGTCCAGAATAGAGTTGAGGGCAACCAGAAGATTCAGAGTTTGCTGCCAAAGTCGCTGAAGACTGTGAATACTTTTCTCTCTAATGAGTTTAGTGGATATAAAATGAATTCATCTTACAGAGGCCATAGAAACATACGTGTTCGCCTGGATCATAGGCAACCCTGGGTTTGGTGTGATGCTAAAGTACTGTATGTTTGTAAAGGACCTTTAGATGTCGCCCTGCTGCAGCTTGA AGATTGGATTTTCACTTCAAAGTGCCATGAAGGAGGACTAGATTCTGTTCTTGTGAGATGTCCATATATTTCCATTCCATGTTCTTATTGTTTCTCAAGTCTTTGTATCCGGTTCTGCTTCCAAATCCCCAACAGGCTTCTTCCCATCTGTCTGCTCTGGTGTGGTAGCAAAAGTGGTCAAAGCAACGATGCCCAACTCGTATTCATTCAGTCAAGAAGGAGATACACAAGGACAATTTCCAGTGATGCTTGA
- the LOC115989336 gene encoding glyoxysomal processing protease, glyoxysomal isoform X1 — translation MALPDVVEFARNFAVMVRVQGPDPKGMKMRKHAFHQYHSGKTTLSASGMLLPDTLYDGEVAKGLYGQDNQCPVLVVTVASVVEPFLSLQHRQNIAKGPPELISGVEIDVMVEGKMGSEDLDEGAPRWIGAKILTLADIPASALALQSITEASSGSPENGWEVGWSLASHGNGPQPIMDAIQKERVAKSFLERQSHLTVGESGNFSLLGKSTTRIAILGVSLLPKDVPNIVISPLNKRGDFLLALGSPFGVLSPLHFFNSISVGSIANCYPPNSLNRSLLMADIRGLPGIEGGPVFGEHAHLIGIFIKPLRQKASGAEVQLVIPWEAMATACCDLLRKDPQNAEKGPGYKEGNFNAVGKAFLSDGKDLDGTFRYLHKHLDSYYPSQLAVEQAMGAICLVTCDDGVWASGVLLNNQGLILTNAHLLEPWRFGKTTVRGVRYGSQSEDLSFLTEESASLVQNRVEGNQKIQSLLPKSLKTVNTFLSNEFSGYKMNSSYRGHRNIRVRLDHRQPWVWCDAKVLYVCKGPLDVALLQLEYVPDQLSPIIVDFECPSLGSKAYVIGHGLFGPRCGFFPSVCSGVVAKVVKATMPNSYSFSQEGDTQGQFPVMLETTAAVHPGGSGGAVVNSDGHMIGLVTSNARHGGGTVIPHLNFSIPCAALAPIFKFSEDMQDLSLLRILDQPNEHLSSVWALMPPLSPKPPPLPNLPQSLLEDNNKEGKGSRFAKFMAERQELLKKSIQLRKMERLSNEIIPSKL, via the exons ATGGCTTTGCCGGACGTCGTTGAATTCGCTCGCAATTTCGCTGTCATGGTCAGAGTCCAAGGCCCT gaccCAAAGGGCATGAAGATGAGAAAACACGCTTTTCACCAATACCA TTCTGGCAAAACGACCCTATCAGCTTCTGGAATGTTACTTCCTGATACCCTTTACGATGGTGAGGTAGCTAAGGGGCTTTATGGCCAAGATAATCAATGCCCGGTATTGGTTGTGACTGTTGCCTCTGTTGTTGAGCCTTTTCTGTCACTGCAACATAGACAGAACATTGCTAAG GGCCCACCCGAGTTGATTTCCGGCGTTGAGATCGATGTTATGGTAGAG GGTAAAATGGGGTCTGAGGATTTGGATGAAGGTGCTCCTCGTTGGATTGGAGCGAAAATTTTAACATTA GCTGATATCCCTGCATCTGCCCTTGCTCTCCAATCTATTACTGAAGCTTCTTCGGGATCACCAGAGAATGGATGGGAGGTTGGTTGGTCTTTGGCATCACATGGAAATGGTCCTCAGCCTATTATGGATGCTATTCAGAAAGAG CGTGTTGCTAAATCTTTCTTGGAGCGTCAGAGCCATTTGACAGTGGGAGAATCAGGCAATTTTAGTCTTTTGGGAAAGTCAACAACTAGAATTGCGATTCTTGGAGTTTCCTTACTGCCTAAG GATGTGCCTAACATCGTCATATCACCATTGAATAAGAGGGGGGATTTTCTTCTAGCGTTGGGTTCGCCTTTTGGTGTCTTATCACCTTTGCACTTCTTTAACAG TATATCAGTCGGATCCATTGCCAACTGCTATCCACCTAATTCATTGAATAGATCATTGTTGATGGCTGACATACGGGGTCTTCCTG GAATTGAGGGTGGTCCAGTTTTTGGTGAGCATGCACATCTCATCGGTATTTTTATAAAACCGCTAAGGCAAAAAGCCAGTGGTGCTGAAGTTCAG CTGGTGATTCCATGGGAAGCCATGGCAACTGCTTGTTGTGACTTGCTGCGGAAGGATCCTCAAAATGCAGAAAAAGGACCTGGTTACAAAGAAGGAAACTTTAATGCTGTTGGGAAAGCATTTTTATCTGATGGCAAAGACTTAGATGGAACCTTTCGCTATTTGCACAAGCATCTTGATTCCTATTACCCCTCCCAGCTAGCAGTTGAGCAGGCAATGGGTGCTATTTGTCTTGTTACTTGTGATGATGGAGTTTGGGCATCTGGGGTTCTGCTCAACAACCAAGGCCTGATACTTACAAATGCTCACCTGTTAGAACCGTGGAGATTTGGGAAAACAACTGTCAGGGGTGTAAGATATGGATCCCAGTCAGAGGATCTTTCCTTCTTGACTGAGGAATCTGCATCGCTTGTCCAGAATAGAGTTGAGGGCAACCAGAAGATTCAGAGTTTGCTGCCAAAGTCGCTGAAGACTGTGAATACTTTTCTCTCTAATGAGTTTAGTGGATATAAAATGAATTCATCTTACAGAGGCCATAGAAACATACGTGTTCGCCTGGATCATAGGCAACCCTGGGTTTGGTGTGATGCTAAAGTACTGTATGTTTGTAAAGGACCTTTAGATGTCGCCCTGCTGCAGCTTGAGTATGTTCCCGATCAACTTTCGCCTATCATCGTGGATTTTGAATGCCCATCTTTGGGATCAAAGGCATATGTTATTGGACATGGACTCTTTGGCCCAAGATGTG GCTTCTTCCCATCTGTCTGCTCTGGTGTGGTAGCAAAAGTGGTCAAAGCAACGATGCCCAACTCGTATTCATTCAGTCAAGAAGGAGATACACAAGGACAATTTCCAGTGATGCTTGAAACAACAGCCGCTGTCCATcctggtggtagtggtggtgctGTTGTCAATTCAGATGGTCATATGATTGGACTTGTTACAAG CAATGCAAGGCATGGTGGTGGAACAGTTATACCGCATCTGAACTTTAGTATTCCATGTGCTGCTCTGGCACCAATCTTCAAATTCTCAGAGG ATATGCAGGATCTGTCACTTCTACGAATCCTTGATCAACCGAATGAACACCTTTCTTCTGTATGGGCATTGATGCCACCGCTATCCCCCAAGCCCCCTCCTCTGCCTAATCTGCCACAATCGCTACTAGAAGATAACAACAAAGAAGGGAAGGGTTCCCGTTTTGCTAAATTTATGGCTGAAAGGCAGGAGTTGCTTAAAAAGTCCATCCAACTTCGCAAGATGGAAAGGCTTTCTAATGAGATCATCCCCAGCAAGTTATGA